AGACCGTTTTGTTGAAGCAGCTCTTTGTGGCTGCCTCTTTCCTTCAGGCCATCATCGGTGATGACAACGATTTCATCGGCATTTTTAATGCTGCTGAGACGGTGGGCGATGACAATGGTGGTGCGGTTTCGGGATAGTTTTTCCAAAGAGTGCTGAATGTATTTTTCGCTTTCATTGTCCAGGGCCGAGGTCGCTTCGTCGAGAATGAGGATGGGCGGGTTCTTCAGGAAAACCCTGGCAATGGAGAGACGTTGCTTTTGCCCGCCGGAGAGGCGGACGCCGCGTTCCCCGACATAAGTGTCGTAGCCCTGCTCCAATGACAGGATGAAATCATGGATATTGGCCTTACGGGCCGCTTCCATGATTTCTTCATCCGTGGCGCCCGGTTTGCCGTAAGCGATGTTATCCCCGACTGTTCCGCTGAACATATAGACATCCTGCTGGACGATGCCGATAGCCTGCCGCAGGGAGTCCAAGGTTATCTCGCGGATATCCAGGCCGTCGATCAGAATGGAGCCTTGCGTAACGTCGTAAAAGCGGGGCAAAAGGGAGCATAGTGTTGTCTTGCCGCCTCCGGAAGGTCCGACCAGAGCGATGCTCCTGCCGGGAGCGATCCTGATGCTGACATTGTGCAGAACGTCGTAATCGTTGTTATAGCGGAAAGATACGTTTCTGTATTCGATTTCGCCGCGGACACGGGTTAAGGGCACGGCGCCGTCCTGATCGGTAATCTCCGGCATGGTTTCCATAACATCCTGGAAACGTTTAAAGCCGGCAAAGCCCTTTTGGAACTGTTCCGTGAAATTGATCAGCACCTCCAGCGGGTTTACATAAATGTTGATGTAGAGGATATAGATAGCCAGCTCGGTGACCTGAAGCTCGCCCCGGGCAATAAACAGGCCGCCGCTGACTATGACAACCAGATAAAGAAGACCGGAGAAAAAAGAATTCCAGGCGTGATAGCCGCCCATCATTTTATAGGCGTTGGATTTGGATGCCAGGAATTCCTCATTGCTCCGGCCAAATTTTTTTCTCTCCGTTTTTTCGTTGGCGAAGGATTTGACGACGCGGATTCCCGCCAAGCTGTCCTGAAGGCTGGAGTTGACTTTGGCTATTTTTACCCGGTTATCCGTGAAGACGGTTCTCATTTTCAAATTCCGGTGAACGCTGTAAACGACCATGATCAGGGTCACCAGGAATAACAGCAGGGTCATTTTGATATTTAACAGGAGTAGGAGAAGAAAAGAACCGATAATTTTGATTGCGGAAATAAAGATATTTTCCGGGCCGTGGTGGGCCAGCTCGGAGATATCGAAGAGGTCGTTGACGAGCCGGGACATCATTTCCCCGGTATTATTTTTGTCGTAATAAGAAAAAGACAGGCGCTGAAACTGGTTGAACAAATCCCGGCGCATGTCCGCTTCCATTCTGGCGCCCATGATATGTCCCCAGCAGGTAATAAAATACTGACAAAAATATTTGATGACGTACAAGGCAAGCAGGGCGAGCCCGACAAATGAGATCCCCTGCAGAATTACCGTTTTGTCCCGAAGAAACAAATCCTTGCTTAAGTAGTGCAGGACCTGCGGAAAGGATAAATCAACCGCCGAGACGATCAAGGCGCAGACCATATCGGCGAAAAAAAGGAAACGGTACGGGCGATAGTATTGCGCGAATAATTTTAGGACTCTCATAGGATCATTATACCATTTTTCGCAGGCCCGTGCTCTTTAGTTTCCCTTAGCCTCTGGCAGGACCCTCGGAAAACCGATTTTTTTAGTTGTTTTAAATAAAACCCGCCATGTATTTTATTTGGTCCGCGGGGATGTTCACTGCCTCCTGACGGCGGTTGGGATAGTTCTCCACTGCCGTAAGCCTTTCTTTGCCTGGCCTTGGCCAGCAGTTTATCGTCCTTGGCGGTATAAACAATAATATCGGAAACCCTGAGTTGCTTGTCAACCGGGGCCACCGTATCTGTGTCCTGTTGAACATTTTCAAGCGGGCATCTGCCAAACTGCTTGCCCTTATATGTTTTGCAAAAGGCACTACAAGCAAAGCCTGAATATGGCTGTTTCGATGCCGGAAATGAGTAATGCTTTTGAAGGGGCATACGCGAACACGGAAGTCTAAGGGAAGTTAAGCGCTTCGAGAAATAATAGCTTTATTGCATAAAAGCCGGGGCAAATTGGAAAATTAATATTGGAAACTTAATAGTGGAGGTGTTGAAATTGCTAACTATAGCATTGGATGATAACCTGAGCAGACTGCGCGATGACCTGGTAAAAGAAGGGTTTAGAGTGGTGGATAAAAAAATGGCTGATCACGCGGACGCACTTATTGTATCAGGCATGGAAAATAACTTTATGAATATGCAGGATATTAAAACGGATAAAAAGGTTATCAATGCCAGCGGAAAAAGTGTCGGGGAAATTGCCGACGAACTTCGCGGGTTTATGTAAAACGGGTTTATGTAAAAGCTGGAAACAAATAAAACAGTCCGGCGGCTCGGGAGCTTTCGGACTGTTTTATTTTCAGCCTGTTGCATTGATGCTTTTGCAAGGTTACCATTCCGGCTTGAAACGCTTAATCCGCAGTGCATTGGATACCACCGATACAGAGCTGAAAGCCATGGCGGTGCCGGCCACTACGGGGCTTAAAAATCCCATGGCGGCGACGGGGATGCCGATGGTGTTGTAAGCCAGCGCCCAGAACAGGTTTTGCCGGATGTTTCGAATGGTGGCCCGGCTTAGGGCAATGCTGTCCACCACGCTTCTCAAGTCGCCCTGAACCAGAATAATATCAGCGGTCTCGACGGCTATGTCCGTTCCGCTGCCGATGGCAAAGCCGACGTCGGCAGCGGCCAGGGCGGGAGCATCATTAATGCCGTCGCCCACCATACCGACCACCAATCCTCTGGCCCGCAGTTCGGAAACCTTTCGGGCTTTATCCTCAGGCAGAACTTGGGCCAGCACATGGTCTCCCTTGATCCCGACCGACTGGGCAATCGCCTGGGCGGTCAGCATATTATCTCCGGTAAGCATCCACACTTCAATACCCATTTTATGCATTTTGGCTACCGCTTCCACAGAGGTTTCCTTAATGCTGTCGGCTACCGCCAGAACAGCAGCCGGTAAGCCGTCCAGTGCCATGAGCATAACGGTTTTGCCTTCGCTTTCCAGCTTTTTGATTTCACTTTCGAAAACTTCAGGCAGCGTTATACTCTTTTCCTGCATCAGTCTTTCGGTACCCACCAGGACGTTTTTTCCGTTGACAATGACCTCAATGCCCCGGCCCGGAACCGCTGAAAAAGAAGTGGCCGCTCCCATCTCCTGACAACCGGAGCCTGCTTTTTTCACGATAGCCTGGGCAATGGGATGTTCGGAATTTTGCTCCGCCGCACCGGCCAGCTTAAGCAGATAGTCCTCTTGGTTGGCAAAGCCCGGGGCCGGGATCAAGTCGGTAAGAACCGGCTCCCCATGGGTGATGGTGCCCGTTTTATCCAGCACCACGGCATTAATGCGGTGGGCCTGCTCCAGATGTTCCCCCCCCTTGATCAGAATACCGTATTCCGCTCCTTTGCCCGTGCCGACCATAATGGAAGTGGGAGTGGCCAGGCCGAGGGCGCAGGGGCACGCGATGACCAGGACGGCGGTGAAGTTTAAAATGGCCCTGGTTAGGTTGCCGGGGTCTCCAATAAAATACCAGACCAGGAAAGTAGCGGCGGCAATACCAATGACCGCGGGTACGAAGTACCCGGAAATGACGTCCGCCATCCGTTGGATGGGAGCTTTGGAACCCTGGGCTTCTTCCACAAAACGGATAATCTGCGCCAGGGCTGTATCCCGCCCGATTCGCACGGCCTCAAAGCGAAAGGTGCCTAACTTGTTTAAAGTGGCGCCGGTTACGGGATCACCTGCTTTTTTGTCCACCGGCAGGCTTTCCCCGGTAAGCATGGATTCGTCCACCGTGGAGTGTCCTTCCTTGATAATTCCGTCCACCGGCACTTTTTCGCCGGGGCGCACCACCACTAGATCACCAACCACAACTTCTTCCACCGGGACGTCTGTTTCATTGCCGTTTCGAATTACCCGGGCTGTTTTCGCCTGCAGGCCGGCCAGCTTCTTTAAAGCTTCGGACGTTTTGCCCTTGGCTCTTGCTTCCAGCATTTTGCCCAGTAAAATGAGAGTCAACAGCACGGCGCTGCTTTCAAAGTAAACGTGGTGCAGACCCAAACTAGGACCCCAAAAAGTTACCACTGTGCTGTATATATAAGCGACACTGGTTCCCATAGCTACCAGGACCGACATGTTGGCGCTCCGGTTCTTTAAGGCCATGAAAGCATCCCGGTAAAAATGGTAGCCGGCTATTACTTGTACCGGCGTGGCAAACCCAAACTGAAACCAGGAGTTGTGTAGTATTTGAGGAAAGATTTTTTCAAAAGGCGCCAGCATGCCAAGCATACCGGCAAATAGCGGGGCGGAGAATACTGCCGCGAAGACAAATAGGAATAACTGTCTTTTAATTTCTTTTTCCCGCTCATCCTTTTCCCGGTCGGGATTTACTTCACCCACTTTGCGGGCCTCGTAGCCCAGCAGTACCACTGCGTTGATCAGATCGGCGGCGCTGACTTCGGCGGGATGATATACAACGGAGGCTTTTTCCGTAGCCAGGTTGACAGCAACGTTCGCTACACCGGGAAGCGTTTTTAACTTCTTTTCAATCCTGGCCGCGCAGGCCGCGCAGCTCATGCC
This genomic interval from Desulfoscipio sp. XC116 contains the following:
- a CDS encoding ABC transporter ATP-binding protein is translated as MRVLKLFAQYYRPYRFLFFADMVCALIVSAVDLSFPQVLHYLSKDLFLRDKTVILQGISFVGLALLALYVIKYFCQYFITCWGHIMGARMEADMRRDLFNQFQRLSFSYYDKNNTGEMMSRLVNDLFDISELAHHGPENIFISAIKIIGSFLLLLLLNIKMTLLLFLVTLIMVVYSVHRNLKMRTVFTDNRVKIAKVNSSLQDSLAGIRVVKSFANEKTERKKFGRSNEEFLASKSNAYKMMGGYHAWNSFFSGLLYLVVIVSGGLFIARGELQVTELAIYILYINIYVNPLEVLINFTEQFQKGFAGFKRFQDVMETMPEITDQDGAVPLTRVRGEIEYRNVSFRYNNDYDVLHNVSIRIAPGRSIALVGPSGGGKTTLCSLLPRFYDVTQGSILIDGLDIREITLDSLRQAIGIVQQDVYMFSGTVGDNIAYGKPGATDEEIMEAARKANIHDFILSLEQGYDTYVGERGVRLSGGQKQRLSIARVFLKNPPILILDEATSALDNESEKYIQHSLEKLSRNRTTIVIAHRLSSIKNADEIVVITDDGLKERGSHKELLQQNGLYAHYYNLQFEGLE
- a CDS encoding heavy metal translocating P-type ATPase, which gives rise to MTENDAACSRQCVQNERELSKIGIQVKGMSCAACAARLEKGLSGIEGVSAARVNLAAEKATVDFDPSRVKPQQMVDKIRQFGFDVPQEKLDMSIGGMSCAACAARIEKKLKTLPGVANVAVNLATEKASVVYHPAEVSAADLINAVVLLGYEARKVGEVNPDREKDEREKEIKRQLFLFVFAAVFSAPLFAGMLGMLAPFEKIFPQILHNSWFQFGFATPVQVIAGYHFYRDAFMALKNRSANMSVLVAMGTSVAYIYSTVVTFWGPSLGLHHVYFESSAVLLTLILLGKMLEARAKGKTSEALKKLAGLQAKTARVIRNGNETDVPVEEVVVGDLVVVRPGEKVPVDGIIKEGHSTVDESMLTGESLPVDKKAGDPVTGATLNKLGTFRFEAVRIGRDTALAQIIRFVEEAQGSKAPIQRMADVISGYFVPAVIGIAAATFLVWYFIGDPGNLTRAILNFTAVLVIACPCALGLATPTSIMVGTGKGAEYGILIKGGEHLEQAHRINAVVLDKTGTITHGEPVLTDLIPAPGFANQEDYLLKLAGAAEQNSEHPIAQAIVKKAGSGCQEMGAATSFSAVPGRGIEVIVNGKNVLVGTERLMQEKSITLPEVFESEIKKLESEGKTVMLMALDGLPAAVLAVADSIKETSVEAVAKMHKMGIEVWMLTGDNMLTAQAIAQSVGIKGDHVLAQVLPEDKARKVSELRARGLVVGMVGDGINDAPALAAADVGFAIGSGTDIAVETADIILVQGDLRSVVDSIALSRATIRNIRQNLFWALAYNTIGIPVAAMGFLSPVVAGTAMAFSSVSVVSNALRIKRFKPEW
- a CDS encoding YkuS family protein — translated: MLTIALDDNLSRLRDDLVKEGFRVVDKKMADHADALIVSGMENNFMNMQDIKTDKKVINASGKSVGEIADELRGFM